The following coding sequences lie in one Gorilla gorilla gorilla isolate KB3781 chromosome 5, NHGRI_mGorGor1-v2.1_pri, whole genome shotgun sequence genomic window:
- the HEY2 gene encoding hairy/enhancer-of-split related with YRPW motif protein 2 isoform X1, which yields MKRPCEETTSESDMDETIDVGSENNYSGQSTSSVIRLNSPTTTSQIMARKKRRGIIEKRRRDRINNSLSELRRLVPTAFEKQGSAKLEKAEILQMTVDHLKMLQATGGKGYFDAHALAMDFMSIGFRECLTEVARYLSSVEGLDSSDPLRVRLVSHLSTCATQREAAAMTSSMAHHHHPLHPHHWAAAFHHLPAALLQPNGLHASESTPCRLSTTSEVPPAHGSALLTATFAHADSALRMPSTGSVAPCVPPLSTSLLSLSATVHAAAAAATAAAHSFPLSFAGAFPMLPPNAAAAVAAATAISPPLSVSATSSPQQTSSGTNNKPYRPWGTEVGAF from the exons ATGAAGCGCCCCTGCGAGGAGACGACCTCCGAGAGCGACATGGACGAGACCATCGACGTGGGGAGCGAGAACAATTACTCGGG GCAAAGTACTAGCTCTGTGATTAGATTGAATTCTCCAACAACAACATCTCAGATTAtggcaagaaagaaaaggagaggg ATTATAGAGAAAAGGCGTCGGGATCGGATAAATAACAGTTTATCTGAGTTGAGAAGACTTGTGCCAACTGCTTTTGAAAAACAA ggATCTGCAAAGTTAGAAAAAGCTGAAATATTGCAAATGACAGTGGATCATTTGAAGATGCTTCAGGCGACAGGGGGTAAAG GCTACTTTGACGCACACGCTCTTGCCATGGACTTCATGAGCATAGGATTCCGAGAGTGCCTAACAGAAGTTGCGCGATACCTGAGCTCCGTGGAAGGCCTGGACTCCTCGGATCCGCTGCGGGTGCGGCTTGTGTCTCATCTCAGCACTTGCGCCACCCAGCGGGAGGCGGCGGCCATGACATCCTCCATGGCCCACCACCATCACCCGCTCCACCCGCATCACTGGGCCGCCGCCTTCCACCACCTGCCCGCAGCCCTGCTCCAGCCCAACGGCCTCCATGCCTCAGAGTCAACCCCTTGTCGCCTCTCCACAACTTCAGAAGTGCCTCCTGCCCACGGCTCTGCTCTCCTCACGGCCACGTTTGCCCATGCGGATTCAGCCCTCCGAATGCCATCCACGGGCAGCGTCGCCCCCTGCGTGCCAcctctctccacctctctctTGTCCCTCTCTGCCACCGTCCACGCCGCAGCCGCAGCAGCCACCGCGGCTGCACACAGCTTCCCTCTGTCCTTCGCGGGGGCATTCCCCATGCTCCCCCCAAacgcagcagcagcagtggccgCGGCCACAGCCATCAGCCCGCCCTTGTCAGTATCAGCCACGTCCAGTCCTCAGCAGACCAGCAGTGGAACAAACAATAAACCTTACCGACCCTGGGGGACAGAAGTtggagctttttaa
- the HEY2 gene encoding hairy/enhancer-of-split related with YRPW motif protein 2 isoform X2, whose product MQSTSSVIRLNSPTTTSQIMARKKRRGIIEKRRRDRINNSLSELRRLVPTAFEKQGSAKLEKAEILQMTVDHLKMLQATGGKGYFDAHALAMDFMSIGFRECLTEVARYLSSVEGLDSSDPLRVRLVSHLSTCATQREAAAMTSSMAHHHHPLHPHHWAAAFHHLPAALLQPNGLHASESTPCRLSTTSEVPPAHGSALLTATFAHADSALRMPSTGSVAPCVPPLSTSLLSLSATVHAAAAAATAAAHSFPLSFAGAFPMLPPNAAAAVAAATAISPPLSVSATSSPQQTSSGTNNKPYRPWGTEVGAF is encoded by the exons AT GCAAAGTACTAGCTCTGTGATTAGATTGAATTCTCCAACAACAACATCTCAGATTAtggcaagaaagaaaaggagaggg ATTATAGAGAAAAGGCGTCGGGATCGGATAAATAACAGTTTATCTGAGTTGAGAAGACTTGTGCCAACTGCTTTTGAAAAACAA ggATCTGCAAAGTTAGAAAAAGCTGAAATATTGCAAATGACAGTGGATCATTTGAAGATGCTTCAGGCGACAGGGGGTAAAG GCTACTTTGACGCACACGCTCTTGCCATGGACTTCATGAGCATAGGATTCCGAGAGTGCCTAACAGAAGTTGCGCGATACCTGAGCTCCGTGGAAGGCCTGGACTCCTCGGATCCGCTGCGGGTGCGGCTTGTGTCTCATCTCAGCACTTGCGCCACCCAGCGGGAGGCGGCGGCCATGACATCCTCCATGGCCCACCACCATCACCCGCTCCACCCGCATCACTGGGCCGCCGCCTTCCACCACCTGCCCGCAGCCCTGCTCCAGCCCAACGGCCTCCATGCCTCAGAGTCAACCCCTTGTCGCCTCTCCACAACTTCAGAAGTGCCTCCTGCCCACGGCTCTGCTCTCCTCACGGCCACGTTTGCCCATGCGGATTCAGCCCTCCGAATGCCATCCACGGGCAGCGTCGCCCCCTGCGTGCCAcctctctccacctctctctTGTCCCTCTCTGCCACCGTCCACGCCGCAGCCGCAGCAGCCACCGCGGCTGCACACAGCTTCCCTCTGTCCTTCGCGGGGGCATTCCCCATGCTCCCCCCAAacgcagcagcagcagtggccgCGGCCACAGCCATCAGCCCGCCCTTGTCAGTATCAGCCACGTCCAGTCCTCAGCAGACCAGCAGTGGAACAAACAATAAACCTTACCGACCCTGGGGGACAGAAGTtggagctttttaa